The following are encoded in a window of Methanothrix sp. genomic DNA:
- a CDS encoding shikimate kinase, with amino-acid sequence MKGYATAYGAATVLNAIANWKGSAFGISLRTSAEVVLDDSERVVGDASGVDTTLIVRCVERVLNHFGLDYGGVVRTRSEIPVASGLKSSSAAANAAVLATLDALGEEIDMIDAVRIGVEAALEAGVTVTGAFDDACASMLGGVVVTDNLEKALLKRDALHSDVILLIPDERFFSRDVDVERCRLFSRVADAVFDMAMEGDYAAAMTLNGLLYCTALRRSPEPVVLALRAGAAGATLSGTGPAYAALVDEVSGDDVAAAWSSLGGRIIRTAVENRSARMGQADLFQEGI; translated from the coding sequence ATGAAAGGATACGCCACTGCATACGGCGCAGCAACTGTGCTGAATGCCATCGCGAACTGGAAGGGCTCTGCGTTCGGAATATCGCTCAGAACATCCGCAGAGGTTGTGCTTGATGATTCTGAGAGGGTGGTGGGTGATGCATCGGGTGTTGACACAACGCTCATAGTCAGATGCGTTGAGCGCGTGCTGAATCACTTCGGACTCGATTATGGCGGCGTTGTCAGGACCAGGAGCGAGATACCGGTTGCAAGCGGCCTGAAGTCGAGCAGCGCTGCTGCGAACGCCGCGGTGCTCGCCACTCTGGATGCGCTGGGCGAGGAGATCGATATGATAGATGCTGTGCGGATCGGGGTCGAGGCAGCACTCGAGGCAGGTGTCACGGTGACCGGCGCGTTCGATGACGCGTGCGCCTCAATGCTCGGCGGTGTTGTGGTGACAGACAACCTGGAGAAAGCCCTCTTAAAAAGAGATGCGCTGCACTCAGATGTGATTCTACTAATTCCAGATGAGCGGTTCTTCTCACGGGATGTCGATGTGGAGCGGTGCCGGCTCTTCTCCCGGGTTGCGGATGCTGTTTTTGATATGGCGATGGAGGGAGATTATGCAGCAGCCATGACCCTGAACGGGCTTCTGTACTGCACAGCGCTTCGCAGATCTCCCGAGCCTGTGGTCCTCGCGCTCAGGGCGGGCGCTGCGGGAGCGACGCTATCCGGCACCGGACCCGCGTACGCTGCACTTGTTGATGAGGTCTCAGGAGATGATGTTGCTGCGGCATGGTCATCGCTCGGCGGAAGGATCATAAGGACAGCGGTTGAGAACAGAAGCGCCAGGATGGGTCAGGCAGATCTCTTCCAGGAGGGGATATGA
- a CDS encoding chorismate mutase, translating into MMGLVEHRMEVQKIDEEILRLIQKRMALAEEIYRDKAALGLSISDPDQEALVLGRAVDMATELGLDPGSIKSIFRILIDMSLQRQHGLRGEDNLP; encoded by the coding sequence ATGATGGGCTTGGTTGAGCATCGCATGGAGGTTCAGAAGATAGACGAGGAGATCCTGAGGCTGATACAGAAGCGCATGGCTCTTGCAGAGGAGATATACAGGGATAAGGCTGCGCTCGGTCTCTCGATATCCGATCCGGACCAGGAGGCTCTGGTGCTCGGCAGAGCTGTGGATATGGCCACAGAGCTCGGTCTCGATCCGGGAAGCATAAAGAGCATATTCAGAATACTCATCGATATGAGCCTGCAGAGGCAGCACGGCCTCCGTGGCGAGGACAACCTGCCCTGA
- a CDS encoding carbon monoxide dehydrogenase accessory protein CooC: MKLAVSGKGGVGKTTLAGTLARLFARDGYRVLAIDADPDMNLGSALGIKENPRPITEYKELIEERASMPMGMYRMNPKVDDVIDRCGCTGPDGVRFAVMGTLETGGSGCMCPASAFLKALLRHVISREKDVVILDMEAGIEHLGRGTARGVDAMIVVVEPGLRSIETVERIKRLGENIGITNLLAVINKTDDPGIVKEKLEEMGIPVLGTIPFDRNLIDADLQGKAPIDVGGPAVEAIKRIKEELVRRFEGVP; encoded by the coding sequence ATAAAGCTCGCAGTCTCAGGAAAGGGTGGTGTTGGCAAGACAACTCTTGCTGGAACGCTGGCGCGTCTGTTCGCCCGTGATGGCTACAGGGTTCTTGCGATAGATGCAGACCCTGACATGAACCTCGGATCCGCCCTCGGCATAAAGGAGAATCCGAGGCCGATAACGGAGTACAAGGAACTCATCGAGGAGAGGGCCAGCATGCCGATGGGCATGTATCGCATGAACCCAAAGGTGGATGATGTGATAGACAGATGCGGATGCACAGGTCCGGACGGGGTGAGGTTCGCGGTCATGGGCACCCTGGAGACTGGCGGAAGCGGATGCATGTGCCCTGCGAGCGCATTCCTGAAGGCGCTTCTCAGGCATGTCATCTCCAGGGAGAAGGATGTCGTGATACTTGACATGGAGGCAGGCATAGAGCACCTCGGCAGGGGCACTGCGAGAGGCGTTGATGCGATGATAGTGGTCGTCGAGCCAGGCCTGCGATCCATAGAGACCGTGGAGCGGATCAAACGACTTGGCGAGAACATAGGAATAACAAACCTGCTGGCTGTGATCAACAAAACCGACGATCCTGGAATAGTGAAGGAGAAGCTCGAGGAGATGGGCATACCTGTTCTCGGAACCATACCATTCGACAGGAATCTGATAGATGCTGATCTTCAAGGAAAGGCACCCATAGACGTGGGCGGTCCTGCTGTCGAGGCGATAAAGAGGATCAAGGAAGAGCTGGTCAGGAGATTTGAGGGGGTCCCCTGA
- a CDS encoding adenosylcobalamin-dependent ribonucleoside-diphosphate reductase: MRKRDGRTVDFDPSRISRAISKAFDALGIVDERTPVELAGRVVSIVDERFRDKIPSVEDVQDIVEEVLIDAGYAQVAKAYILYRQKRSDIREAKHYLGVSDDLKLSVNAVEVLKKRYLRRDELGNVIETPGEMFERVASAVSAVERRYGGDADDAKKKFLSMMRSLSFLPNSPTLMNAGLPLGQLSACFVVPVEDSISGIFDALKYMALIHQSGGGTGFSFSRLRPKGDVVRSTGGVASGPVSFMRIFDAATEVIKQGGRRRGANMGVLRVDHPDVTEFIACKDRGGMENFNISVAITDDFMRRCESDGSIELINPRTGEATGEMNARDLMVMMATYAWRRGDPGVIFIDRINALHPLPGVIEATNPCGEQPLLPFESCNLGSVNLSRMVERGEICWDRLEETVRLGVRFLDDVIDANRFPLKQIEEATLRTRKIGLGVMGFAEMLIQLGVSYASQDALRIAEELMAFVTRTAREESCALGHERGSFPLFEESSLKDWDAMRNATVTTIAPTGTISIIAGTSSGIEPLFAVSFVRHVLEGARLIESSPLFERMAAERGIMTPALRAEVARRGSIQEIPGIPDDMKELFLTALDINPEQHVRIQAAFQKHTDNAVSKTVNLPEKASVSDVIRVYSLAYRLGCKGITVYRYGSREQVLYLGEPDALANGCRFCGG, from the coding sequence ATAAGAAAGAGGGATGGGAGAACAGTCGATTTCGATCCCTCCAGGATATCCAGGGCGATATCCAAGGCATTCGATGCGCTGGGCATCGTGGACGAAAGAACACCTGTGGAGCTCGCCGGAAGGGTTGTGAGCATAGTGGATGAACGCTTCAGGGATAAAATACCGTCCGTGGAGGATGTCCAGGACATCGTCGAGGAGGTTCTGATCGATGCGGGATACGCCCAGGTCGCCAAGGCGTACATACTCTACAGGCAGAAACGATCAGATATAAGAGAGGCGAAGCACTATCTGGGCGTTTCAGATGATCTCAAGCTGAGCGTCAACGCGGTCGAGGTTCTGAAGAAGAGGTATCTCAGAAGGGATGAGCTTGGGAATGTCATCGAGACCCCTGGGGAGATGTTCGAGCGGGTCGCATCCGCGGTATCCGCTGTGGAGAGGCGCTACGGTGGAGATGCTGATGATGCCAAAAAGAAGTTCCTCTCGATGATGAGATCTCTCAGCTTCCTCCCGAACTCCCCGACGCTGATGAATGCGGGCCTTCCCCTCGGCCAGCTCTCGGCGTGCTTTGTGGTTCCTGTGGAGGACTCAATCTCGGGGATATTCGACGCCCTGAAGTACATGGCTCTGATACATCAGAGTGGGGGCGGGACGGGCTTCAGCTTCTCCAGGCTCCGCCCGAAGGGGGATGTTGTGAGAAGCACCGGAGGTGTTGCGAGCGGCCCCGTGTCATTCATGCGCATATTCGATGCAGCCACAGAGGTCATAAAACAGGGCGGGAGGAGAAGGGGCGCGAACATGGGTGTTTTGAGGGTGGATCATCCGGATGTGACTGAGTTCATCGCATGCAAGGATCGCGGCGGCATGGAGAACTTCAACATCTCAGTGGCGATAACGGATGATTTCATGCGCAGGTGTGAGAGCGACGGATCGATTGAGCTGATAAACCCCAGGACTGGAGAAGCCACCGGTGAGATGAACGCCAGGGATCTGATGGTCATGATGGCGACGTACGCATGGCGCCGTGGAGATCCTGGGGTGATATTCATAGACAGGATAAATGCGCTGCACCCTCTCCCCGGGGTCATAGAGGCGACGAATCCCTGTGGAGAGCAGCCGCTCCTGCCATTCGAGTCGTGCAACCTGGGTTCTGTGAACCTGAGCAGGATGGTGGAGAGAGGGGAGATCTGCTGGGATAGACTTGAGGAGACCGTCAGGCTTGGTGTCAGATTTCTTGACGATGTCATAGACGCGAACAGGTTCCCTCTGAAGCAGATAGAGGAGGCAACCCTGCGCACGAGAAAGATCGGCCTCGGGGTCATGGGTTTCGCCGAGATGTTGATTCAGCTAGGTGTATCGTACGCATCCCAGGACGCCCTCAGGATCGCAGAGGAGCTGATGGCGTTTGTCACAAGAACAGCGCGCGAAGAGTCATGCGCCCTGGGACATGAGAGGGGTTCGTTCCCGCTCTTCGAGGAGTCCTCTCTGAAGGACTGGGATGCGATGAGGAACGCAACCGTGACCACAATCGCCCCCACAGGCACGATAAGCATCATCGCCGGCACCTCCTCTGGCATAGAGCCGCTCTTTGCTGTATCTTTTGTCAGGCATGTCCTCGAGGGGGCGAGGCTTATAGAGAGCTCGCCGCTCTTCGAGAGGATGGCAGCCGAGAGGGGCATAATGACCCCGGCACTGAGAGCAGAGGTCGCGCGCAGGGGATCGATACAGGAGATTCCGGGGATCCCGGATGATATGAAGGAGCTGTTCCTCACAGCACTGGACATAAATCCGGAGCAGCACGTCAGGATCCAGGCTGCGTTTCAGAAGCACACAGACAATGCGGTCTCGAAGACCGTGAACCTCCCGGAAAAAGCGTCTGTGAGCGATGTCATCAGGGTCTACAGTCTCGCGTACAGGCTGGGCTGCAAGGGGATTACCGTATACAGATACGGCTCAAGAGAGCAGGTCCTCTACCTTGGCGAGCCAGACGCCCTCGCGAACGGCTGCAGGTTCTGCGGTGGATGA
- the polX gene encoding DNA polymerase/3'-5' exonuclease PolX, which translates to MRNKEIAAILYEMGELLEIRGENRFKVIAYSKAARAIESLKEDIEEVWRRGELDRIPGVGKAIAEKISEYLTTGHIKAYDELVSTIPQGMKELLQLQGVGPKTVALLHEKLNISTIDELEAAARQHRIRRLPGMGPTKEANILKAIERYRRRSTRIPLSAAARIVERIMRHLEGIEGLSNITVAGSFRRGKETVGDIDILATSSRPSESIAAFVRMPMVDEILGQGPTKASIIVEGTVQVDLRIVEPRSYGTLLQYFTGSKEHNVKLRSIALQRGYSLSEYSLKRLDTGEELFFDREEDVYKALGMQYIPPELREDRGEIEAALASHLPDLVELSSMKGDLHVHSTWSDGIGSIEDLVAHARSLGYEYVAITDHSPSVGIAGGLSDERLLEKVDAISRMNERLDGFRILAGTEVDIRADGSLDYTDDILERCDVVVAAIHMAQSQREREINSRLVAAMENEHVDIIAHPTGRIIGRREPYQVDMELILETAAKTGTIMEINAYPERLDLSDEWARRAKELGVKMAISTDAHSPEQLEFMRYGVTVARRGWLEPSDVINTLSTEELMRHLGIR; encoded by the coding sequence GTGAGAAACAAGGAGATCGCGGCCATACTCTATGAGATGGGGGAGCTGCTGGAGATCAGGGGAGAGAACCGCTTCAAGGTCATAGCGTACAGCAAAGCAGCGAGGGCCATTGAGTCTCTTAAAGAGGACATCGAGGAGGTATGGAGGCGCGGAGAGCTCGACAGGATACCCGGAGTTGGGAAGGCGATAGCAGAGAAGATCTCAGAGTACCTAACGACAGGCCACATAAAAGCGTATGATGAGCTTGTCTCCACCATCCCGCAGGGAATGAAGGAGCTGCTCCAGCTGCAGGGCGTGGGACCCAAGACGGTTGCGCTCCTCCACGAGAAGCTCAACATCTCAACAATCGACGAGCTCGAGGCTGCTGCGCGGCAGCACAGAATCCGAAGGCTTCCCGGCATGGGACCGACGAAGGAGGCAAACATACTGAAGGCGATAGAGCGGTACAGGAGGCGCTCCACACGCATACCGCTCAGCGCAGCTGCACGCATTGTGGAGAGAATCATGAGACACCTGGAGGGTATTGAGGGGCTGAGCAACATCACCGTCGCCGGTAGCTTCCGGAGGGGGAAGGAGACCGTTGGGGATATAGACATCCTGGCGACATCCTCCCGGCCCTCAGAATCCATAGCCGCGTTCGTTCGCATGCCGATGGTCGACGAGATCCTCGGCCAGGGGCCGACGAAGGCAAGCATCATCGTCGAGGGGACTGTTCAGGTCGATCTCAGGATCGTTGAGCCGAGATCATACGGAACACTGCTCCAGTACTTCACAGGCTCTAAGGAGCACAACGTTAAGTTGCGCAGCATAGCACTGCAGCGCGGCTACTCCCTCTCGGAGTACTCCCTCAAAAGGCTGGATACAGGCGAGGAGCTCTTCTTTGATCGCGAGGAGGATGTGTACAAGGCGCTTGGCATGCAGTACATACCCCCTGAGCTGAGGGAGGATCGCGGCGAGATCGAGGCAGCGCTGGCCAGTCATCTTCCCGATCTTGTGGAACTCTCGAGCATGAAGGGCGATCTCCATGTGCACAGCACATGGTCTGATGGTATCGGATCCATTGAGGATCTGGTCGCTCATGCGAGATCGCTGGGGTATGAGTACGTGGCAATCACAGACCACTCGCCGAGCGTCGGGATAGCGGGGGGGCTGTCCGATGAAAGACTGCTGGAGAAAGTGGATGCGATATCCAGGATGAACGAGAGGCTCGATGGGTTCAGGATACTCGCCGGCACAGAGGTGGACATAAGGGCGGACGGGAGCCTGGACTACACAGATGATATCCTGGAGAGATGTGATGTGGTGGTGGCTGCGATCCACATGGCGCAGAGCCAGAGGGAGCGCGAGATCAACAGCAGGCTCGTGGCCGCGATGGAGAACGAGCATGTCGACATAATAGCGCATCCAACAGGGCGGATCATAGGGAGGAGGGAGCCGTACCAGGTCGACATGGAGCTCATACTGGAGACGGCTGCCAAGACCGGCACGATCATGGAGATAAACGCCTATCCTGAGAGGTTAGATCTCAGTGATGAATGGGCGAGGCGCGCGAAAGAACTCGGGGTGAAAATGGCGATCAGCACAGACGCGCATTCGCCTGAGCAGCTCGAATTCATGCGCTACGGGGTCACGGTCGCACGCAGGGGATGGCTGGAGCCATCTGATGTGATAAACACACTGAGCACAGAGGAGCTCATGAGACATCTAGGGATTCGTTGA
- a CDS encoding PC4/YdbC family ssDNA-binding protein produces the protein MNVVEEEIGRIRKNESTEVVIRKTEFRGSVGVDIREYLTSERYTGWSKNGVRIPIELWPEFKAILDRVETGDEGRA, from the coding sequence GTGAATGTGGTGGAGGAGGAGATCGGGAGGATCAGGAAGAATGAGAGCACAGAGGTTGTGATCAGGAAGACGGAGTTCAGGGGATCTGTGGGTGTGGATATCAGAGAGTACCTTACCTCTGAGAGATATACTGGATGGTCGAAGAACGGCGTGCGCATACCAATAGAGCTGTGGCCAGAGTTCAAGGCGATACTGGACAGGGTCGAGACTGGAGATGAGGGGAGGGCCTGA
- a CDS encoding translation initiation factor IF-2 subunit gamma, translated as MPKPEVNIGMVGHVDHGKTTLVRALSGVWTDQHSEEIKRGISIRLGYADATFRKCPNCPAPDCYTVDEVCKHCGSPTTVLRTVSFVDSPGHETLMATMLCGAAIMDGAVLVIAANEPCPQPQTKEHLMALNITGIDRIVIVQNKIDLISKEEVLEHYRQIKAFVKGTVAENAPVVPISAQQNINIDMVIQAIEEVIPTPSRDTKKPPLLKIARSFDVNRPGTSVESLVGGVVGGSLSQGVLRKGDKLEIVPGRLVEAEGKKQWVPIQTKVTNLRAGGEDVAEVTPGGLIGVGTNLDPSITKSDNLVGQVAGAPGKLPPVWQSFVMDMKLLERVVGSTEEAAVEPIHTSEPLMLNVGTATTVGVVTSARESGQVQVQLKRPVCAEVGDRVAVSRRIGARWRLIGVGTIVS; from the coding sequence TTGCCAAAACCGGAAGTTAACATAGGCATGGTCGGCCATGTGGACCATGGGAAGACCACACTGGTCAGGGCACTGTCCGGCGTATGGACCGATCAGCACAGCGAGGAGATAAAGAGAGGCATATCGATAAGGCTTGGCTATGCCGATGCTACCTTCAGAAAGTGTCCTAACTGCCCGGCACCCGACTGCTACACGGTGGACGAGGTGTGCAAGCACTGTGGATCCCCTACCACAGTTCTGAGAACAGTCTCCTTTGTGGACTCCCCAGGGCACGAGACTCTCATGGCCACAATGCTCTGCGGGGCTGCGATAATGGATGGGGCTGTCCTGGTGATAGCCGCCAACGAGCCATGCCCCCAGCCCCAGACGAAAGAGCATCTCATGGCCCTGAACATAACAGGGATCGACAGGATAGTCATAGTGCAGAACAAGATAGATCTCATCTCGAAGGAGGAGGTGCTAGAGCACTACAGGCAGATAAAGGCATTTGTAAAGGGCACTGTTGCTGAGAACGCCCCTGTGGTGCCGATATCGGCTCAGCAGAACATAAACATAGATATGGTGATCCAGGCGATAGAGGAGGTCATCCCCACCCCGTCCAGGGACACCAAGAAGCCGCCGTTGCTCAAGATAGCGAGATCGTTCGATGTCAATCGCCCTGGTACATCGGTCGAGAGCCTGGTTGGCGGAGTGGTCGGCGGCTCCCTGAGCCAGGGCGTGCTTCGGAAGGGCGACAAGCTGGAAATAGTCCCTGGCAGGCTCGTTGAGGCAGAGGGCAAGAAGCAGTGGGTTCCGATACAGACCAAGGTGACGAACCTGAGGGCGGGCGGTGAGGACGTCGCAGAGGTCACCCCGGGAGGTCTGATCGGCGTCGGAACAAATCTCGACCCCTCGATAACGAAGAGCGATAATCTGGTTGGGCAGGTCGCAGGCGCTCCTGGGAAGCTTCCCCCAGTGTGGCAGAGCTTCGTCATGGACATGAAGCTCCTGGAGAGGGTGGTTGGATCCACTGAGGAGGCCGCTGTTGAGCCGATACACACAAGCGAGCCGCTGATGCTCAACGTGGGCACAGCTACGACTGTGGGGGTTGTCACGAGCGCGAGGGAGAGCGGCCAGGTCCAGGTGCAGCTCAAGAGGCCGGTCTGCGCGGAGGTGGGGGACAGGGTCGCGGTCAGCAGGCGCATCGGGGCCAGATGGCGTCTGATCGGTGTTGGAACCATAGTCTCCTAG
- a CDS encoding DNA-binding protein, producing the protein MKVLLDTNALMMPEQFGVDIFSELERLGYFEYLVPTAVIRELRAISRLGDRGKDRRAASVALGLLSRCRILDADGDADDVLEKLASETGAAVLTGDKELRKRLSKRGITVIYLRQSQYLEIDAQGRF; encoded by the coding sequence TTGAAGGTCCTCCTGGATACAAACGCGCTGATGATGCCGGAGCAGTTCGGAGTCGATATATTCTCTGAGCTCGAGAGGCTGGGGTACTTCGAGTACCTTGTACCGACAGCTGTGATCAGGGAGCTCAGGGCAATCTCAAGGCTTGGAGACAGGGGAAAAGACAGACGCGCTGCAAGCGTCGCGCTCGGCCTCCTGTCCAGATGCAGAATTCTCGATGCAGATGGTGATGCAGATGACGTCCTGGAGAAGCTCGCATCCGAGACAGGAGCTGCCGTTCTCACGGGAGATAAGGAGCTCAGGAAAAGGTTATCTAAGAGAGGCATCACGGTTATCTACCTGCGCCAGAGCCAGTACCTCGAGATCGATGCGCAGGGGAGGTTCTGA
- a CDS encoding DNA-directed RNA polymerase translates to MYRRMKLEGVVRIPPEDMGKPLNDAVEMALRTKYEARVDRTLGAIVAILGVDSIGEGRIIAGDGAVYYDAVFDAIVFKPEMQEVVEGEVVEIVKFGAFVSIGPFDGLLHVSQITDEYMAYDEKNARLVSKDTNKFLAEGDRVRARIIAVSLNEKDPRGSKIGLTMRQTGLGKIEWLEALRRGETQEAKEPVKKTESAEQKAEAE, encoded by the coding sequence ATGTACAGAAGGATGAAGCTTGAGGGTGTGGTGAGGATACCCCCTGAGGATATGGGCAAACCCTTGAACGACGCGGTGGAGATGGCCCTCCGGACCAAGTACGAGGCAAGGGTCGACAGGACGCTGGGCGCCATTGTGGCCATCCTCGGCGTTGACAGCATAGGAGAGGGTCGCATAATAGCTGGCGACGGCGCTGTGTATTACGATGCCGTGTTCGATGCGATAGTCTTCAAGCCCGAGATGCAGGAGGTCGTGGAGGGGGAGGTCGTAGAGATAGTCAAGTTCGGCGCGTTCGTGAGCATAGGGCCGTTCGACGGTCTGCTCCACGTGAGCCAGATAACAGATGAGTACATGGCATACGATGAGAAGAACGCGAGGCTTGTGAGCAAGGACACAAACAAGTTCCTGGCCGAGGGAGACAGGGTTCGCGCGAGGATAATTGCTGTGAGTCTGAACGAGAAAGATCCCAGGGGAAGCAAGATCGGGCTCACAATGCGCCAGACAGGCCTGGGGAAGATCGAGTGGCTCGAGGCCCTGCGGCGCGGGGAGACCCAGGAGGCAAAGGAGCCTGTGAAGAAGACCGAGAGCGCTGAGCAGAAGGCGGAGGCTGAATGA
- the spt4 gene encoding transcription elongation factor subunit Spt4 — translation MTEQACRECHRIVEGLVCPICGSSSLSKDWAGYVVVIDPKGSEVAAKLGITLPGRYALKVR, via the coding sequence ATGACCGAGCAGGCATGTCGTGAGTGCCACAGGATCGTTGAGGGGCTGGTGTGCCCAATCTGCGGATCGTCCTCGCTGAGCAAGGACTGGGCCGGATATGTGGTGGTCATAGATCCGAAGGGCTCTGAGGTTGCTGCAAAGCTGGGCATAACGCTGCCCGGAAGATATGCTCTGAAGGTGCGATAG
- a CDS encoding GTP-dependent dephospho-CoA kinase family protein, whose amino-acid sequence MRVLLLPEEMRDELKEPLGILYRCHGVECVERMAEHLRGAKRLIAVGDITTFYILKASLMPDLMIVDHKTKRSPVEDSIKRRHLEGSYRVVTVENPPGTLTDELLGAVRESLNGCTPTEIIVDGEEDLAALPAILYAPVGSAVVYGQPSVGSVLVMVTPEKKSEIEGILKRMIVKEKV is encoded by the coding sequence TTGAGAGTTCTTTTACTTCCTGAGGAGATGCGCGATGAGCTGAAGGAGCCGCTTGGCATCCTCTACCGATGTCACGGGGTCGAGTGCGTCGAGAGGATGGCAGAGCATCTGAGAGGTGCGAAGAGGCTTATCGCGGTTGGGGATATAACCACATTCTACATCCTCAAGGCATCCTTAATGCCGGACCTGATGATAGTCGATCACAAGACCAAGAGGTCTCCTGTCGAGGACAGCATCAAGCGGAGGCATCTCGAGGGAAGCTACAGGGTTGTGACGGTCGAGAATCCGCCCGGGACCCTCACGGATGAGCTTCTGGGCGCGGTCCGCGAATCTCTGAACGGATGCACACCCACAGAGATCATAGTCGATGGCGAGGAGGACCTGGCGGCCCTGCCCGCGATACTCTACGCGCCAGTTGGATCTGCTGTCGTCTACGGCCAGCCGTCTGTTGGAAGTGTTCTTGTCATGGTCACACCTGAGAAGAAGAGTGAGATCGAAGGCATTCTTAAAAGAATGATAGTTAAAGAAAAGGTTTAA
- a CDS encoding 30S ribosomal protein S24e — translation MDIEILSERENPLLKRREIVLRVVHSEGSTPTRKSVLERLAAIKDSKPGLVVIRKMNSLFGKRESIAHARIYESEERMRQVENPHIVKRNVLSEQKEAS, via the coding sequence ATGGATATAGAGATCTTGAGCGAGCGCGAGAATCCGCTGCTGAAGAGGCGGGAGATCGTGCTGAGGGTTGTTCACAGTGAGGGTTCGACACCAACAAGGAAGAGCGTCCTGGAGAGGCTTGCAGCCATCAAGGACTCAAAGCCCGGACTGGTCGTTATAAGAAAGATGAACAGCCTCTTTGGGAAGAGGGAGAGCATAGCCCATGCGAGGATATACGAGAGCGAGGAGCGCATGAGGCAGGTGGAGAACCCGCATATAGTCAAGAGAAACGTCCTCTCAGAGCAGAAGGAGGCCAGCTAG
- a CDS encoding 30S ribosomal protein S27ae: MAVHRYYQLSGETIKARKPICPRCGNGVFLAEHKDRMSCGRCGYTEFKK; encoded by the coding sequence ATGGCTGTGCACAGGTACTATCAGCTCAGCGGGGAGACGATAAAGGCGCGAAAGCCCATCTGTCCGAGGTGCGGGAACGGCGTCTTTCTCGCCGAGCACAAGGACAGGATGAGCTGTGGCAGGTGCGGCTACACAGAGTTCAAGAAGTGA